A DNA window from Microcystis aeruginosa NIES-843 contains the following coding sequences:
- a CDS encoding RNA-guided endonuclease InsQ/TnpB family protein, giving the protein MSGLGQPTSEQSVLLAKSFGCARWFYNYALNLTSETYKQTGKGLSRDEIIKLLPSLKKEHEWLSEAPSQVLQQAALNLSSAFLNFFEGRAKYPNFKKKQNRQSIRFPQHCKLKDDVLVLPKIGEVYCQVSRQPEGDLKSVTVSVNPSGEYFASCLYDDGKDLPQKSSEGKAVGIDVGLTHFAITSDGTKHGNPQYYRKYEQRLARRQKKLSRQQKGSKNRNKARVKVAKVNSKIVRCREDFLHKLSRKLVDENQVIVVENLAVRNMVKNPKLAKSISDAGWGQFCTMLKYKAEWEGKIYIGSAEKVFRRDRVWGVGCGVWGVGFYRFSSGQLPNFQRKST; this is encoded by the coding sequence ATATCTGGCTTAGGGCAACCGACCAGTGAGCAATCAGTTTTGCTTGCCAAGTCGTTTGGCTGTGCTAGATGGTTTTACAATTACGCTCTAAACTTAACATCCGAAACTTACAAGCAAACTGGAAAAGGATTAAGCAGAGACGAAATAATTAAGCTGCTGCCTTCCTTAAAAAAAGAGCATGAGTGGTTAAGCGAAGCACCGTCGCAGGTATTACAACAAGCTGCTTTAAATCTTTCTAGTGCTTTCCTTAACTTTTTTGAAGGTAGAGCTAAATATCCTAACTTCAAGAAAAAGCAAAATAGGCAGTCGATTAGATTTCCTCAACACTGTAAGTTAAAAGATGATGTTTTGGTATTACCTAAAATTGGTGAAGTCTATTGCCAAGTTTCACGGCAACCAGAGGGAGACTTAAAGTCTGTTACGGTTTCAGTTAATCCATCAGGAGAATATTTCGCATCTTGTCTCTATGATGATGGCAAGGATTTACCCCAAAAATCATCAGAAGGAAAAGCTGTCGGGATAGATGTTGGACTAACCCATTTTGCTATTACATCAGATGGGACTAAACACGGGAATCCTCAATACTATCGTAAGTACGAACAAAGATTAGCGAGGAGACAAAAGAAACTAAGCCGCCAGCAAAAAGGCTCTAAGAATCGAAATAAAGCTAGAGTTAAAGTTGCTAAAGTTAACTCTAAAATCGTTCGTTGTCGTGAAGATTTTCTGCACAAACTAAGTCGTAAATTAGTTGACGAAAACCAAGTCATAGTGGTGGAAAATCTGGCAGTCAGAAACATGGTCAAAAACCCTAAACTAGCAAAATCAATTAGTGATGCTGGTTGGGGTCAATTCTGTACTATGTTAAAATACAAGGCTGAATGGGAAGGAAAAATCTATATAGGGTCTGCTGAAAAAGTTTTTCGTAGGGACAGGGTGTGGGGTGTGGGGTGTGGGGTGTGGGGTGTAGGTTTTTACCGATTCTCATCTGGTCAATTACCTAATTTTCAGAGAAAAAGTACCTGA
- the ltrA gene encoding group II intron reverse transcriptase/maturase, with product MVLSSNEKVMNTATKPMYEWKDINWRKAERCVFKLPKRIFKASQRGDVKLVHKLQRLLLKSWYAKLIAVRRVSQDNQGKKTAGVDGIKSLTPKQRMALVNNLKLGNKSKATRRVWIPKPNTDEKRPLGIPTMYERALQALVKLALEPEWEAKFEPNSYGFRPARSAHDAIGAIYISINKKPKYVLDADISKCFDQINHQKLLTKLQTYPKLRQQIKAWLKSGVMDGKNLFPTNEGTPQGGVISPLLANIALHGMEERVKQYARTLKGNKSKNEQALTLIRYADDFVILHEDLKVIKECQEIIKQWLAEMGLELKPSKTRISHTLETYDDYVGFDFLGFNIRQYQVGKHHGAKSSKGVKLGFKNLIKPSAEKVKSHLKKLGEVVNSQKSSPQDALIKRLNPIIRGWSNYYSSVVSSKTFTDCDYYFFEKLKRWADRRHPMKNKTWIMRKYWHTEGKDNWVFSTREGKNPFKLARHLDTKIVRYVKVKGDKSPYDGDLIYWSSRMGKHPEMPPEKAVLLKRQQGRCAYCGLYFQDGDILETDHIIPKSKGGKNNRDNKQLLHRHCHDSKTALDKTGTHDKEPLERGAV from the coding sequence ATGGTCTTAAGTAGTAATGAAAAAGTTATGAACACGGCAACAAAACCGATGTATGAATGGAAGGACATCAACTGGCGAAAAGCTGAAAGATGTGTTTTTAAGTTACCAAAAAGAATATTCAAAGCCAGTCAACGGGGTGATGTCAAATTAGTCCACAAATTACAAAGGCTACTCCTAAAAAGCTGGTACGCCAAACTGATAGCCGTCAGACGGGTTAGCCAAGATAATCAAGGCAAGAAAACCGCCGGGGTAGATGGGATAAAATCCTTAACACCCAAACAAAGAATGGCACTTGTCAATAATCTAAAACTTGGCAATAAATCAAAAGCAACTCGTAGAGTATGGATACCAAAACCCAATACGGATGAAAAGCGACCTCTAGGGATTCCCACCATGTACGAACGGGCATTACAAGCCTTAGTAAAACTGGCATTAGAACCCGAATGGGAAGCAAAATTTGAACCTAACAGTTATGGATTTAGACCAGCACGTTCAGCCCATGACGCAATCGGAGCAATCTACATAAGCATCAACAAAAAGCCCAAATATGTGCTAGATGCGGACATAAGTAAATGCTTTGATCAAATAAACCACCAGAAACTACTGACAAAACTTCAAACTTACCCCAAGCTAAGACAACAAATCAAAGCATGGCTAAAGAGTGGAGTCATGGATGGAAAAAACCTATTCCCTACCAATGAAGGCACACCACAGGGAGGTGTAATCTCCCCTTTACTAGCTAACATAGCCTTACACGGCATGGAAGAAAGAGTTAAGCAATATGCAAGAACTCTGAAAGGCAATAAATCCAAAAATGAACAAGCCTTAACCCTAATCAGATATGCAGATGATTTTGTTATCCTGCACGAAGATTTAAAGGTAATAAAGGAATGTCAGGAAATCATTAAACAATGGTTAGCAGAAATGGGGCTAGAACTGAAGCCTAGTAAAACAAGAATATCCCATACTCTTGAAACTTATGATGATTACGTTGGATTTGATTTTCTCGGATTCAACATCAGGCAATACCAAGTCGGAAAACATCACGGGGCAAAAAGTAGTAAAGGAGTCAAACTAGGTTTTAAAAACCTAATCAAGCCTAGTGCTGAAAAAGTCAAGTCCCATCTAAAGAAATTGGGAGAAGTAGTAAATAGTCAGAAGTCATCCCCACAGGATGCCTTAATCAAACGACTCAATCCAATCATTAGAGGATGGAGCAATTACTATTCATCAGTAGTAAGCTCAAAAACATTCACAGATTGTGATTACTACTTCTTTGAAAAACTCAAAAGATGGGCAGACAGACGACACCCAATGAAAAACAAAACTTGGATAATGCGTAAATATTGGCATACTGAGGGAAAAGATAATTGGGTATTCAGCACAAGAGAAGGTAAAAACCCCTTCAAACTGGCAAGACACCTAGATACAAAAATCGTAAGATACGTCAAGGTGAAAGGGGATAAAAGTCCCTATGATGGGGATTTAATATATTGGAGTAGTCGAATGGGTAAACACCCAGAAATGCCACCAGAAAAAGCTGTTCTACTCAAAAGACAGCAAGGACGTTGTGCATATTGTGGACTATATTTCCAAGATGGAGACATACTCGAAACCGACCACATTATCCCTAAATCAAAAGGGGGTAAAAACAATCGAGATAATAAACAGTTACTCCATCGACATTGCCACGATTCTAAAACTGCATTAGATAAAACTGGTACTCATGACAAAGAGCCATTGGAGAGAGGAGCGGTGTGA
- a CDS encoding cytochrome P450 → MTISKDLPLPPGSFGLPLLGETIAFLTDGDFASKRHNKYGQLFRTHIFGSPTIILSGAEANRFLLSNENKYFAATWPKSTKTLLGSASLAVHTGDVHASRRRLIYQAFQPRSLASYIPTVETITAHYLERWQTATTLSWYPELRNYTLDIACKLFVGLDDGSATKLGEAFDTWCAGLFTLPIPLPWTAFGKALRCREELLEAIETIILERKKNDDLGQDALAILLQAKDENGQSLSLAELKDQVLLLLFAGHETLTSAIATFCLQMALHPDIFQLVLEEITNFDLSTPLSVDTLKQMTYLDRVLKEVLRFTPPVGGGFRRVIEDCQFNGYHLPKGWVVQYQISNTHKDNNIYSHPETFDPDRFLAEEKPYGYIPFGAGLRECIGKEFARLEMKILAVRLVQKYDWQLLPNQDLTLTSIPTPHPRDGLQVTFKPR, encoded by the coding sequence ATGACTATAAGCAAAGATCTACCCTTACCCCCCGGCAGTTTCGGATTACCCCTATTAGGAGAAACAATCGCTTTTTTGACCGATGGGGATTTTGCCAGTAAACGTCATAATAAATATGGTCAACTTTTCCGTACTCATATTTTTGGCAGTCCCACGATTATTTTATCCGGTGCCGAAGCTAACCGGTTTCTCCTCAGCAATGAGAATAAATACTTTGCGGCAACTTGGCCCAAAAGTACCAAAACTCTCCTCGGTAGCGCATCTTTAGCGGTGCATACAGGAGATGTTCACGCTTCCCGTCGTCGTTTAATCTATCAAGCTTTTCAACCCCGGTCCCTAGCAAGTTATATCCCTACGGTAGAAACAATTACCGCTCACTATTTAGAGCGTTGGCAAACCGCAACAACCCTGTCATGGTATCCTGAATTAAGAAACTATACTCTCGATATCGCCTGTAAATTATTTGTCGGTCTTGACGATGGTTCTGCTACCAAATTAGGAGAAGCTTTTGATACTTGGTGTGCGGGACTATTTACCCTTCCCATTCCCCTTCCCTGGACAGCTTTCGGCAAAGCATTACGCTGTCGAGAAGAATTACTGGAAGCCATAGAAACTATCATTTTAGAAAGAAAAAAAAATGATGACTTAGGCCAGGATGCTCTGGCTATCCTTTTACAAGCTAAAGACGAAAACGGTCAAAGTTTATCCCTAGCGGAATTAAAGGATCAAGTGCTATTATTACTCTTTGCTGGTCATGAAACTTTAACCTCTGCTATCGCCACTTTCTGCCTACAAATGGCACTGCATCCCGATATTTTTCAGCTTGTCCTTGAGGAAATAACTAATTTTGATCTATCCACTCCTTTAAGCGTTGATACCCTCAAACAGATGACCTATTTAGATCGCGTTTTAAAGGAAGTTTTACGTTTTACTCCCCCCGTGGGAGGAGGATTCCGTCGGGTAATAGAAGACTGTCAATTTAACGGTTATCATTTGCCGAAAGGATGGGTAGTGCAGTATCAAATCAGCAATACCCATAAAGATAATAATATTTATTCCCATCCTGAAACCTTCGATCCCGATCGCTTTTTAGCCGAGGAAAAACCCTACGGATATATCCCTTTTGGTGCGGGATTACGCGAATGTATAGGCAAAGAATTCGCTCGTTTAGAGATGAAAATTTTAGCCGTCCGTTTAGTACAAAAGTACGATTGGCAATTACTCCCCAATCAAGATCTCACCCTCACCTCTATCCCCACTCCTCACCCCCGGGACG
- the alr gene encoding alanine racemase — MVFSIEPKIINPPKNRHDYQLSEAIRYRAWVEIDRSALQQNVRKVKALLAPKTELIAVIKADAYGHGAVKVANSVLEAGAQSLAIATIGEGIELREAGIVAPIMILGAVNTPEEVAALAHWQLQPTLVQIEQVQIFASVMRRLEQRLPVHIKLDTGMSRLGTQWQNGTKFVEQVLEAPNLKIASIYSHFATADDPNPEIMQLQRQRFQQAIAELRSKGYHPPCLHLANSAATLSDRSLHYDRVRVGLALYGLYPADHLTDKVPLQPVLQVKARIAQVKTIAAGSGVSYGHQYIAAKDTRIAVVGIGYADGIPRNLSNRLKVSLRGRLVPQIGAITMDQLMIDVSEIPEVKTGEIVTLIGKDGPQCITADDWARDLGTISWEILCGFKHRLPRIIISNG; from the coding sequence GTGGTGTTTAGCATCGAACCAAAAATTATCAATCCGCCCAAAAACCGTCATGATTATCAATTGTCGGAAGCAATTCGCTATCGTGCTTGGGTAGAGATTGATCGCTCGGCCTTACAACAAAACGTGCGAAAAGTCAAGGCCTTATTAGCCCCAAAAACGGAATTAATAGCGGTAATTAAAGCCGATGCTTACGGACACGGGGCAGTTAAGGTGGCTAACAGCGTTTTAGAAGCTGGAGCGCAATCTTTAGCCATCGCGACTATCGGGGAAGGTATCGAACTACGGGAAGCGGGAATCGTTGCCCCAATTATGATTTTAGGGGCAGTGAACACCCCGGAAGAAGTGGCAGCCTTAGCCCATTGGCAATTGCAACCCACCCTGGTGCAAATCGAACAGGTGCAAATTTTTGCCAGCGTGATGAGACGCTTAGAGCAGCGGCTGCCGGTTCATATCAAACTAGATACGGGGATGTCTCGCTTAGGTACACAATGGCAAAACGGCACAAAATTCGTCGAACAGGTTTTAGAGGCTCCTAACCTGAAAATTGCCAGTATATACTCGCATTTTGCCACGGCTGACGATCCCAACCCCGAAATCATGCAGTTACAACGGCAAAGATTCCAACAAGCGATCGCCGAGTTAAGATCAAAAGGTTATCATCCCCCCTGTCTGCATTTAGCCAACTCTGCCGCTACCCTAAGCGATCGATCTCTGCACTACGATCGAGTTAGAGTGGGATTAGCTCTCTACGGTCTTTATCCCGCCGATCATCTCACCGATAAAGTCCCTTTGCAACCCGTCCTGCAAGTAAAAGCGCGCATTGCCCAAGTCAAAACCATTGCCGCCGGCTCCGGAGTGAGTTATGGTCATCAGTACATAGCGGCAAAAGACACCCGTATTGCTGTGGTCGGTATCGGTTACGCTGATGGAATTCCCCGCAATCTCTCCAATCGTTTAAAAGTATCCCTGAGAGGACGTTTAGTACCCCAAATCGGCGCAATAACCATGGATCAGTTAATGATTGACGTGAGCGAGATTCCAGAGGTAAAAACAGGGGAAATCGTCACACTTATCGGTAAAGATGGCCCACAGTGCATTACCGCCGACGATTGGGCGCGGGATTTAGGTACGATATCCTGGGAAATTCTCTGCGGTTTTAAGCATCGTTTGCCGCGAATTATTATTAGCAACGGCTAA